One Gemmatimonadota bacterium DNA window includes the following coding sequences:
- a CDS encoding MFS transporter, which produces MQQDRKLTRLQTARGMRMWNVNGMLESVHSAITTGVYTTGYALHLGASSAMIGFISASISISQLLQAFSPLLIERLQRRKTLCLSANAVSSSLWLPIAFIPFLFFEVYQVLALMGCIALSKAAMSLVSPARQSWLTDLVPDEMRGRFVARQRSLTASAGLITSVCAGFFLSTYAVGDEQEGFTTLFITAVVFSGFGVLAWSRIPEPQKRQGEHVPSNQLLSLPFRHGPFRRLMFLVSGRLLIAQIAAPFFTVYMLRTLEVSYAQIAIYSAIQTIATIIMNPFWGYLADKYGYKPVMSLTAVGLAVFPLGWGFVTLENYWIMVPLVQVWGGSMSAGWGTARFNLIVKTAPAVNRSAFLGCYSAVSRGCAACGAVLGGIAADLCTSIPAVSFFGYTFAGLQYLFLSNGALRIAYMGLLARVTSDSQVSSRDVINRVRKGNPIATLWHLVRMGKSSNPSVRARAARELGETGSHLAVDELIALLEDSDRNVRREAVQSLSRIGAAEAVNPLLECVGNPTSDIAEEAVEALGAVPSSLSLNILVTLLHDDRP; this is translated from the coding sequence ATGCAACAGGATAGGAAACTCACCCGGCTGCAGACGGCGCGCGGGATGCGCATGTGGAACGTGAACGGCATGCTCGAGTCAGTGCATTCGGCGATTACTACGGGCGTCTACACCACGGGTTACGCGTTGCATCTCGGTGCATCCAGCGCCATGATCGGTTTTATTTCCGCGTCCATTTCCATCAGCCAGTTGCTTCAAGCCTTCTCCCCACTGCTGATCGAGCGTCTGCAACGGCGCAAGACGCTGTGCCTGTCCGCCAATGCCGTCAGTTCGTCGCTCTGGCTGCCCATCGCCTTCATCCCCTTTCTCTTCTTCGAGGTATACCAGGTGCTTGCGCTCATGGGCTGCATCGCCCTGTCGAAGGCCGCCATGTCCCTGGTTTCCCCGGCGCGCCAGTCCTGGCTGACCGACCTGGTTCCCGACGAGATGCGCGGCCGCTTCGTCGCCCGGCAGCGCAGTCTGACGGCGTCCGCCGGACTGATCACGTCGGTCTGCGCGGGATTCTTCCTGAGTACGTACGCCGTGGGAGACGAGCAGGAAGGCTTCACTACACTGTTCATCACGGCCGTGGTTTTCTCCGGCTTCGGGGTCTTGGCCTGGTCCCGCATTCCCGAACCGCAGAAGCGCCAGGGAGAACACGTCCCTTCGAACCAGTTGCTTAGCCTGCCCTTCCGGCACGGACCCTTTCGCAGACTGATGTTCCTGGTATCGGGACGGCTCCTCATCGCCCAGATCGCCGCGCCTTTCTTCACGGTCTACATGTTGCGGACGTTGGAGGTCTCCTACGCCCAGATCGCGATCTACTCGGCTATACAGACCATCGCCACGATCATCATGAATCCCTTCTGGGGTTATCTGGCGGACAAGTACGGATACAAGCCCGTCATGTCGCTTACCGCCGTGGGATTGGCCGTGTTTCCACTGGGATGGGGGTTCGTGACCCTGGAAAACTACTGGATCATGGTGCCGCTGGTGCAGGTCTGGGGGGGCAGCATGAGCGCGGGTTGGGGTACCGCCCGGTTCAATCTCATCGTCAAGACGGCCCCGGCGGTCAACCGCTCCGCGTTCCTCGGTTGCTACTCCGCGGTATCGAGAGGGTGTGCGGCGTGTGGCGCCGTACTGGGCGGCATTGCCGCCGATCTGTGTACGTCCATTCCCGCCGTCTCCTTCTTCGGCTACACTTTTGCGGGACTGCAGTACCTCTTCCTTTCCAACGGGGCGCTGCGCATCGCCTACATGGGCCTGCTGGCCCGCGTGACCTCCGATTCGCAGGTATCTTCCCGGGACGTGATCAACCGCGTGCGCAAGGGGAACCCCATCGCGACCCTGTGGCACCTCGTGCGCATGGGTAAATCGAGCAATCCCTCGGTCCGGGCCCGGGCCGCCCGTGAACTGGGTGAAACGGGCAGCCACCTGGCCGTGGACGAACTGATCGCGTTGCTGGAGGACAGCGACCGCAACGTGCGCCGGGAGGCTGTACAATCTCTGAGCAGGATCGGCGCGGCGGAGGCCGTGAATCCACTCCTCGAGTGCGTGGGCAATCC
- a CDS encoding sodium/solute symporter (Members of the Solute:Sodium Symporter (SSS), TC 2.A.21 as described in tcdb.org, catalyze solute:Na+ symport. Known solutes for members of the family include sugars, amino acids, nucleosides, inositols, vitamins, urea or anions, depending on the system.) yields the protein MTPGGLTPVDWAIIIGYALATISLGYYYSRRQSTISEYFTGGGRMPPTLIGFSLFATLLSTISYLSIPGEAIGKGPVWMLNYLTIPIIFVVVGYGLIPVYMRTRVTSAYELLEDRLGVGIRLLGAVMFILLRLVWMALLIYLSAKAMTVMLGVGDDWIPVITLVTGLVAVIYTSLGGLRAVVITDTLQTLLMLGGAILVIVTVTLHFDGFGWVPSSWQSHWDAQPVFSLDPSVRLTVIGSMLASMTWAIATAGGDQTVVQRFMATTDARAARRSYLTQQLVGLCIGITLWVAGFALLGFFQDQPGLLPAGADLDGQADHVFPHYIAYYLPPGVSGFVVAAMFAAAMSSLDSGVNAITAVVSTDFIDRFRKSPATEIQLTRTAKTLAFVIGAIAVGASSLMELVPGNITAVTNKTSNLLTTPIFALFFFALFVPFARPAGVVAGAVCGVLTASLIAFSGPLFGMLPDGNDPVSFMWISPVALAVNLGVGTAVSWMLARNGKPNHATG from the coding sequence ATGACTCCCGGCGGACTGACACCCGTCGACTGGGCCATCATCATCGGATACGCCCTGGCGACGATATCGCTGGGCTATTACTACAGCCGCAGGCAAAGCACCATCAGCGAGTATTTCACCGGCGGGGGCCGCATGCCGCCGACGCTGATCGGCTTCTCGCTGTTCGCCACGCTGCTCAGTACCATCTCCTACCTGTCCATTCCGGGCGAGGCCATCGGCAAGGGCCCCGTCTGGATGCTCAACTACCTGACGATACCGATCATCTTCGTGGTGGTGGGCTACGGGCTGATTCCCGTTTACATGCGAACGCGCGTGACGAGCGCCTATGAACTGCTGGAGGACCGCCTCGGCGTGGGCATCCGGCTGCTGGGCGCGGTGATGTTCATCCTGCTCCGGCTGGTCTGGATGGCCCTGCTCATTTACCTTTCCGCCAAGGCCATGACCGTCATGCTGGGCGTGGGTGATGACTGGATCCCTGTCATCACCCTGGTAACCGGGCTCGTCGCGGTCATCTACACCTCGCTGGGCGGGCTGCGGGCCGTCGTGATCACCGACACGCTCCAGACCCTGCTCATGCTCGGCGGCGCCATCCTGGTGATCGTCACGGTTACCCTGCATTTCGACGGATTCGGCTGGGTTCCGAGCTCCTGGCAGTCCCATTGGGACGCCCAGCCCGTCTTCAGCCTGGACCCGTCCGTGCGCCTGACCGTGATCGGGTCCATGTTGGCGTCCATGACATGGGCGATCGCCACGGCCGGAGGCGACCAGACCGTGGTGCAGCGCTTCATGGCAACCACCGACGCCCGCGCGGCCCGGCGGTCCTACCTGACCCAGCAACTGGTGGGGCTCTGCATCGGGATCACCCTGTGGGTCGCGGGTTTCGCCCTTCTCGGCTTCTTCCAGGACCAGCCCGGCCTGCTGCCCGCCGGCGCCGACCTGGACGGACAGGCCGACCATGTGTTCCCCCACTACATCGCCTACTACCTGCCGCCCGGCGTATCCGGGTTCGTGGTCGCCGCCATGTTCGCGGCCGCCATGTCCAGCCTGGACTCGGGTGTGAATGCAATTACGGCCGTGGTCTCGACAGATTTCATCGACCGGTTCAGGAAGTCGCCGGCAACCGAGATCCAGCTGACGCGTACGGCGAAAACGCTCGCCTTCGTCATCGGCGCCATCGCCGTGGGCGCGAGTTCGCTGATGGAACTGGTGCCCGGCAACATCACGGCGGTGACCAACAAGACCTCGAACCTGCTGACCACGCCCATATTCGCCCTGTTCTTCTTCGCGCTGTTCGTGCCCTTCGCCCGCCCCGCAGGCGTCGTCGCGGGCGCCGTGTGCGGCGTCCTCACCGCCTCGCTGATCGCCTTTTCCGGTCCGCTCTTCGGCATGTTGCCCGACGGGAACGACCCGGTCAGCTTCATGTGGATCAGTCCCGTGGCCCTGGCCGTGAACCTGGGAGTCGGCACGGCGGTCAGCTGGATGCTGGCACGGAATGGGAAACCGAATCATGCAACAGGATAG
- the pyk gene encoding pyruvate kinase, with protein sequence MRRTKIVCTMGPAIRSPEMIRQVLEAGVDVFRLNFSHGTPDGHRRSIQRIRSAADDLGKPVAILQDLPGPKIRIGTFQHGPVHLGAGDDFTLTTEPVPGSRARVSVNYAGLPDEVQPGQRLLLADGLVELRIEAVEPPEIRCKVLLGGSLSDHKGITVPRGAKGINAFTEKDRELLLEGLDMGVEMAALSFVRNRDDVLRARKLLDDRGSSLPLMAKIEKPEAVDALDEILPAVDALMVARGDLGVEIPFEDVPLVQKDIIAKALHTARPVVTATQMLRSMVDNPRPTRAEAADVANAVLDGSDAVMLSEESATGAYPVEAVRALASIAEQAEARLFQRTAHGYPERREIPDVSEAISHASCVLALESGAKAIVCCTRSGHTARVAARHRISVPIIAVSPEVATVRRLALVWGVKPVLCAEFDTTDGMIRTSLDAAREAGGLGRGDHIVIVGGSPSAGPGHTDFVRVAAVP encoded by the coding sequence ATGCGACGTACGAAAATCGTTTGCACCATGGGTCCCGCCATCCGTTCTCCCGAGATGATCCGCCAGGTACTCGAGGCCGGCGTAGACGTCTTCCGTCTCAATTTCTCCCATGGCACCCCGGACGGCCACAGGCGCAGCATCCAGCGCATCCGATCCGCCGCGGACGACCTCGGCAAGCCCGTCGCGATCCTCCAGGACCTGCCCGGTCCGAAGATCCGCATCGGCACGTTTCAGCACGGTCCCGTTCACCTCGGTGCGGGCGATGATTTCACCCTGACTACGGAACCGGTGCCCGGCAGCCGGGCCAGGGTGTCGGTGAACTACGCAGGCCTTCCGGATGAGGTTCAGCCGGGTCAGCGCCTGCTGCTGGCCGACGGCCTGGTCGAACTGCGTATCGAGGCCGTGGAACCGCCCGAAATTCGGTGCAAGGTACTCCTCGGCGGTTCGCTCTCCGATCACAAGGGCATCACGGTACCGCGTGGGGCAAAGGGTATCAACGCTTTCACGGAAAAGGACCGGGAGCTATTGCTGGAAGGGCTCGACATGGGCGTGGAAATGGCCGCGCTTTCTTTTGTCCGTAACCGGGATGACGTGCTGCGTGCACGTAAGCTGCTGGACGATCGGGGGTCGAGCCTGCCCCTGATGGCGAAGATCGAAAAACCGGAGGCCGTGGACGCGCTCGACGAAATCCTCCCGGCCGTGGATGCGCTCATGGTCGCACGGGGAGACCTGGGTGTGGAAATCCCCTTCGAGGATGTCCCGCTCGTGCAGAAGGACATCATCGCCAAGGCCCTGCATACCGCACGGCCGGTCGTCACGGCCACGCAGATGCTGCGGTCCATGGTCGATAATCCACGGCCCACGCGGGCGGAGGCCGCCGACGTGGCCAACGCGGTCCTCGACGGGTCGGACGCGGTGATGCTTTCCGAGGAAAGCGCCACCGGCGCCTACCCTGTGGAGGCCGTACGTGCGTTGGCGTCCATCGCGGAACAGGCCGAAGCCAGGTTGTTCCAGCGAACAGCGCATGGATATCCGGAGCGTCGGGAGATTCCCGATGTTTCAGAGGCGATCAGCCATGCATCCTGCGTACTCGCGCTGGAATCAGGTGCAAAGGCCATCGTCTGCTGCACGCGGTCGGGTCACACCGCCCGGGTGGCCGCGCGACACCGGATCAGCGTGCCGATCATTGCCGTCAGCCCGGAAGTGGCGACCGTTCGCCGCCTCGCCCTCGTCTGGGGTGTCAAGCCGGTGCTGTGCGCCGAGTTCGACACGACGGACGGGATGATCCGCACGTCGCTCGACGCGGCCCGGGAGGCCGGCGGCCTCGGCCGGGGAGATCACATCGTCATCGTCGGCGGATCGCCGTCGGCGGGACCCGGTCACACGGACTTCGTCCGGGTCGCTGCCGTGCCCTAG
- the ileS gene encoding isoleucine--tRNA ligase produces the protein MSGQLFKPFEGKIEYPAMEERILAWWAEHRIFDKLRAQLADRPTWSFIDGPITANNAMGVHHAWGRTYKDMYCRYKAMKGFNQRWQNGFDCQGLWVEVEVERALGFDSKRDIETYGLAEFSQACRARVDEYAERITRQSIRMGHWMQWYHEDGHPASYFTLDDNNIEHIWHFLKACDDRKWLHRGHRSMPWCWRCGTSLSQHELVDSYQEQTDPSCFFRCRVGDREDEYFLVWTTTPWTLTANTALALHPEADYAKVVLDGAHYYLMKSLVETVLPAEAEVVETVKGEDLVGLPFHGPLEDLPAQREVNRATVPWDMVSDEEGTGIVHIAPGCGAEDYQLGQELGLDIIVPIDENGYFTDDIGPLAATHVRDSAEGVRRELESRGVLFRWEDYTHRYPFCWRCKTPLVFRLADEWFISADEIRAPMKRAAATVQWVPEYSGLLMQDWLDNMGDWCISRRRFWGLPLPFYCCGNCGHINVIGSTAELRERAVNPTFVDDLPELHRPWIDEIEITCERCGEAARRVTEVGDCWLDAGIVPFSTLNYLPEHRGIEGTIRSERGPEAERDKAGVASPGPDSTWEAWSPADWITEMREQIRLWFYSQLFMSVTLYDRSPFKAVLTYEEMRDENGEPFSKSGDNAIAVEDATARMGADVMRWQYAGAPLNMVFRFGYGPAEEVTRKMLRLWNVYAFFVTYANLPDCPPISASAPATDRSELDRWVLSRLHQLIRHCNDRMDHFDSAAVVRETERFIDVLSTWYVRRSRRRFWKSGDDADKQSAIQTLYEVLVTMSRLIAPILPFSAEELYRSLVPPVEPSAPESVHLCPYPEASGELIDQDLMDDMDDLMQVIELGRSARNDARMKVRQPAFRMLVKPATARQGKTIDRLRAQVLEELNVKELDLVDSDDAFRGYAVKPVFSKWGPRFGKRLNDVREALEALDGDETGAFVAGGEVLTLEVDGERVDLSPDELEVERVDAEGLSVTSDFGWTVAIDTTVTRDLLLEGLMRDFVRHVQNLRKEADFNVDDRITLFYEAEGDLAEAIDTHADYIRTETLSTVLRDEPVPGDVHSGELKLGEHVARIGVLK, from the coding sequence GTGTCTGGCCAGTTGTTCAAACCCTTTGAAGGAAAGATAGAATACCCCGCCATGGAGGAGCGCATCCTCGCATGGTGGGCGGAGCATCGGATATTCGACAAGTTGCGCGCGCAATTGGCGGACCGTCCCACGTGGTCCTTCATCGACGGTCCGATTACCGCCAACAACGCCATGGGCGTCCACCATGCCTGGGGCCGGACGTACAAGGACATGTACTGCCGGTACAAGGCCATGAAGGGGTTCAACCAGCGGTGGCAGAACGGTTTCGACTGCCAGGGGCTCTGGGTGGAAGTCGAGGTCGAACGGGCGTTGGGATTCGATTCGAAGCGGGATATAGAAACCTACGGCCTGGCGGAGTTTTCCCAGGCGTGCCGCGCGAGGGTGGACGAGTACGCGGAGCGGATCACGCGGCAGTCCATCCGCATGGGCCACTGGATGCAGTGGTACCATGAAGACGGCCATCCGGCGTCCTACTTCACGCTGGACGATAACAACATCGAACATATCTGGCACTTTCTCAAGGCCTGCGACGACCGGAAATGGCTGCACAGGGGCCACCGGTCCATGCCCTGGTGCTGGCGGTGCGGCACCAGCCTGAGCCAGCACGAACTGGTGGATTCCTACCAGGAGCAGACCGATCCCTCCTGTTTCTTCCGCTGCCGCGTCGGCGACCGTGAAGACGAGTACTTCCTGGTCTGGACCACCACGCCGTGGACCCTGACCGCCAATACGGCCCTGGCGCTGCACCCGGAAGCCGATTACGCGAAGGTGGTCCTGGACGGCGCACACTACTACCTGATGAAATCGCTGGTCGAGACGGTATTGCCGGCGGAAGCCGAAGTCGTCGAGACGGTGAAGGGAGAGGACCTGGTCGGCCTGCCGTTCCACGGTCCGTTGGAGGATCTTCCCGCGCAGCGGGAGGTCAACCGCGCCACCGTCCCGTGGGATATGGTCTCGGACGAGGAAGGCACGGGGATCGTCCATATCGCGCCGGGTTGCGGCGCCGAGGACTATCAGCTCGGGCAGGAACTGGGCCTGGACATCATCGTGCCGATCGACGAGAACGGCTATTTTACAGACGATATCGGTCCGCTCGCCGCCACCCATGTACGGGATTCGGCCGAGGGCGTCCGGCGCGAGCTGGAGTCCAGGGGCGTGCTGTTCCGCTGGGAAGACTATACGCACCGGTATCCCTTCTGCTGGCGGTGCAAGACCCCCCTGGTCTTTCGCCTGGCCGATGAATGGTTTATTTCCGCGGACGAGATCAGGGCGCCGATGAAGCGGGCCGCCGCCACGGTCCAATGGGTACCCGAGTACAGCGGCCTTCTGATGCAGGACTGGCTGGACAACATGGGCGACTGGTGCATTTCCCGCCGCCGTTTCTGGGGGCTGCCTCTGCCTTTTTACTGTTGCGGGAACTGCGGCCACATCAATGTCATAGGCAGCACGGCCGAACTGCGCGAACGGGCAGTGAATCCCACGTTCGTCGACGATCTGCCGGAACTCCACCGTCCGTGGATCGACGAAATCGAAATCACCTGCGAGCGGTGCGGCGAGGCCGCCCGCCGGGTGACCGAAGTGGGCGACTGCTGGCTCGATGCCGGGATCGTACCCTTTTCGACGCTGAATTACCTGCCGGAACACCGCGGGATCGAAGGCACGATCCGGTCGGAACGCGGACCGGAAGCCGAAAGAGACAAGGCGGGTGTTGCCTCGCCCGGTCCCGATTCCACCTGGGAAGCGTGGTCTCCCGCGGACTGGATCACGGAAATGCGGGAACAGATCAGGCTTTGGTTCTATTCCCAGTTGTTCATGTCGGTGACCCTCTACGACCGGTCGCCGTTCAAGGCCGTGCTTACCTATGAAGAGATGAGGGACGAAAACGGCGAGCCCTTCAGCAAGAGCGGCGACAACGCCATCGCCGTGGAGGACGCCACGGCCCGCATGGGCGCCGACGTGATGCGGTGGCAGTACGCCGGCGCGCCTCTGAACATGGTCTTTCGTTTCGGCTACGGACCCGCCGAGGAAGTGACCCGGAAGATGCTGCGGCTGTGGAACGTCTACGCATTCTTCGTGACCTACGCCAACCTGCCGGACTGCCCGCCGATTTCCGCTTCCGCCCCCGCAACGGACCGCAGCGAACTCGACCGTTGGGTGCTTTCGCGGCTTCATCAGCTGATCCGCCATTGCAACGACCGGATGGACCATTTCGATTCGGCGGCGGTGGTCCGCGAAACGGAACGGTTCATCGACGTGCTCTCCACCTGGTACGTCCGCCGGAGCCGGCGCCGCTTCTGGAAGAGCGGCGATGACGCGGACAAGCAGTCGGCCATCCAGACGCTCTACGAAGTGCTGGTGACGATGAGCAGGCTGATCGCGCCCATACTTCCTTTCTCCGCCGAGGAACTCTACCGGAGCCTGGTCCCGCCCGTCGAACCATCGGCGCCGGAAAGCGTCCATCTCTGCCCATACCCGGAGGCGTCCGGCGAACTGATCGACCAGGATCTCATGGACGACATGGATGACCTGATGCAGGTGATCGAACTGGGCCGTTCCGCACGCAACGATGCCCGGATGAAGGTCCGCCAGCCGGCGTTCCGGATGCTGGTGAAACCCGCGACCGCCCGGCAGGGCAAAACCATCGATCGGCTGCGCGCACAGGTGCTGGAAGAACTGAACGTGAAGGAGCTCGACCTGGTGGACAGCGACGATGCGTTTCGCGGATACGCGGTCAAGCCGGTCTTTTCGAAGTGGGGTCCCCGGTTCGGCAAGCGGCTCAATGACGTTCGGGAGGCACTCGAGGCATTGGACGGCGACGAGACCGGCGCCTTCGTCGCGGGCGGCGAGGTCCTTACGCTCGAGGTGGACGGTGAACGGGTCGATCTGTCGCCCGATGAGCTCGAAGTCGAACGGGTGGATGCGGAAGGACTGTCCGTGACTTCGGACTTCGGATGGACGGTCGCCATCGACACCACGGTGACCCGAGATCTCCTGCTCGAGGGACTGATGCGCGATTTCGTCCGCCACGTGCAGAATCTCCGTAAGGAAGCCGATTTCAACGTGGATGACCGGATCACGCTATTCTACGAAGCGGAAGGCGACCTGGCCGAGGCCATCGATACCCACGCCGACTACATCAGGACGGAAACGCTGTCGACGGTGCTTCGTGACGAGCCCGTACCCGGAGATGTCCACTCCGGCGAACTCAAGCTCGGTGAGCACGTCGCCCGCATCGGCGTGTTGAAGTAA
- a CDS encoding SprT family zinc-dependent metalloprotease — protein MDDIEVEVHRKRIRHLYLRVMPPDGRLRVSAPLRIGDDSIRQAVERRIPWVRRQQARQRQRVRESARTWVSGERHYVEGIARVLNVTTHEGKPHIGLLGDSTLEMRVRPGTGRDERADLLEGWYRERLKASIPRLIAVWEPFMGVTVKEWRIRRMKTRWGSCSVRNGRIWLSLELAKKPMRCLEYVIVHEMAHLIEPSHNRRFWGILDRHLPDWRARRDELNRFPIMDGKD, from the coding sequence GTGGACGATATCGAGGTGGAAGTCCACCGGAAGCGGATCAGGCACCTGTACCTCAGGGTGATGCCGCCCGACGGACGCCTGAGAGTCTCCGCGCCGCTTCGCATCGGCGATGATTCAATCCGCCAGGCCGTGGAGCGACGTATCCCCTGGGTCCGGCGGCAGCAGGCCAGGCAACGCCAACGGGTGCGGGAATCCGCCCGGACCTGGGTATCGGGCGAGCGCCATTACGTGGAGGGGATTGCCCGCGTGTTGAACGTCACCACCCATGAGGGGAAGCCGCACATCGGTCTCCTGGGTGATTCGACGCTGGAAATGCGGGTTCGTCCGGGAACCGGCCGGGACGAACGGGCCGACCTGCTCGAAGGGTGGTACCGTGAACGGCTGAAGGCGAGTATCCCGCGCCTGATCGCGGTGTGGGAACCGTTCATGGGCGTGACGGTGAAGGAATGGCGGATCCGCAGGATGAAAACCCGCTGGGGTAGCTGCAGTGTCCGAAACGGCAGGATCTGGCTTAGCCTGGAGTTGGCCAAGAAGCCGATGCGATGCCTCGAGTACGTGATCGTCCACGAAATGGCCCACTTGATCGAGCCCTCACACAACCGCCGCTTCTGGGGCATCCTCGACCGGCACCTTCCCGACTGGCGTGCGCGCAGGGACGAACTGAACCGGTTCCCGATTATGGACGGCAAGGACTGA
- a CDS encoding sulfatase-like hydrolase/transferase: MSRDKPNILFFFTDDQRFDTIRALGNPLVHTPVMDRLVARGVTFTHAHIPGGTSAAICMPSRAMLHTGRTLFRLDGAGADIPPAHTLMGEYLRSQGYRTWGTGKWHNGVPSYARSFSDGAEIFFGGMDDHWNVPVFDYDPEGRYEGTLPQCPDAFRSNEVNIRKGDHVHAGRHSSEIFADCAAEWLKGYDSEDPFFMYVSFMAPHDPRTMPRKFLDLYDPEAIPLPRNFMGGHPFDNGDLKVRDEVLETFPRDPARVRRHIAEYYAMISHLDAQMGRVMQALEDRGMADDTIVIFAGDNGLAIGQHGLFGKQNLYEHSIRVPLVFAGPGIPRGVRRSAYAYLLDIFPTLCDLTGLDTPGSVEGVSLAPTFDDPGARPRDTLFAAYRQWQRMVKDDRYKLIEYVVDGRRTTQLFDLKRDPLECRNLAGEAAHAERLAGLRSRLFDWRDDWGDADSEWGRAFWTGYDP, translated from the coding sequence TTGAGCCGCGACAAGCCCAATATCCTGTTCTTCTTTACCGATGACCAGCGCTTTGATACGATACGCGCGCTGGGGAATCCCCTTGTTCACACGCCCGTCATGGACCGGCTGGTCGCCCGGGGCGTGACGTTTACGCACGCCCATATCCCCGGGGGTACATCGGCCGCCATCTGCATGCCCAGCCGGGCCATGCTGCACACCGGCCGCACCCTCTTCCGTCTCGACGGCGCCGGCGCGGACATTCCGCCAGCGCACACGCTGATGGGGGAATACCTGCGGTCCCAGGGTTACCGTACCTGGGGCACGGGCAAGTGGCACAACGGCGTCCCGTCCTACGCCCGCAGTTTTTCGGACGGCGCGGAGATCTTCTTCGGGGGCATGGACGACCACTGGAACGTACCGGTGTTCGACTACGATCCGGAGGGGAGGTACGAAGGCACGCTGCCCCAGTGTCCGGATGCCTTCCGCTCGAACGAAGTGAATATCCGCAAAGGGGATCACGTGCACGCCGGGCGGCACTCCAGCGAGATCTTCGCGGACTGTGCCGCCGAATGGCTGAAGGGGTATGATTCCGAAGATCCCTTCTTCATGTACGTCTCGTTCATGGCGCCCCACGACCCCAGGACGATGCCCCGGAAGTTCCTGGACCTGTATGATCCCGAGGCCATCCCGCTGCCACGGAACTTCATGGGCGGCCATCCCTTCGACAACGGCGACCTGAAAGTGCGCGACGAAGTCCTGGAGACGTTTCCCCGGGATCCCGCGCGCGTGCGGCGCCATATTGCTGAATATTACGCGATGATCTCCCACCTCGATGCGCAGATGGGACGGGTCATGCAGGCGTTGGAAGACCGCGGCATGGCGGACGACACCATTGTCATCTTCGCCGGGGACAACGGCCTGGCGATCGGCCAGCACGGGCTGTTTGGAAAGCAGAACCTCTACGAGCACAGCATACGCGTGCCCCTGGTCTTTGCCGGACCAGGCATCCCCCGCGGTGTCCGGCGCAGTGCTTACGCGTACCTGCTCGATATCTTTCCCACCCTGTGCGATCTGACGGGACTGGACACGCCCGGTTCCGTGGAAGGGGTGAGTCTGGCGCCGACGTTCGATGATCCCGGCGCACGCCCGAGGGACACGCTCTTCGCCGCCTACCGCCAGTGGCAGCGCATGGTGAAGGACGATCGATACAAACTGATCGAGTACGTGGTCGACGGACGCCGGACTACCCAGCTGTTCGACCTGAAACGCGACCCGCTGGAATGCCGCAATCTGGCCGGCGAAGCAGCTCATGCCGAGCGGCTTGCAGGACTTCGATCCAGGCTTTTCGACTGGCGGGATGATTGGGGGGACGCGGACAGCGAATGGGGCCGGGCATTCTGGACCGGGTACGACCCGTGA